One Oncorhynchus kisutch isolate 150728-3 linkage group LG13, Okis_V2, whole genome shotgun sequence DNA window includes the following coding sequences:
- the LOC109901872 gene encoding protein LYRIC isoform X6, whose protein sequence is MAENWQDATCQQVKLIAGRLNELLSTGLDLLHSELGVDFGLKPEIPPWLIFLAACIGLVLMVAMWASACRGLFKKRPTIVEVETVESTKPAPIKVAKTEEPKKTKRKTTEKKSQPNGSVVAELQEDVRVTEDNLPVVPHHSPQIKTEKASEVKKTKKKQKQAVKEAKTASSHGKESEEVSGTWETKISNKEKREQRRKDKTSGDGSGSPGGVDPLPSTPPTESTKASPKAAAPGSVSEKKEKKKKAISSEEAPVVTEERPDLVVTAQEAPALTIFPDEGHWTTPESNQDTAVWGQETEEPQLLCPSQPKPQVEDEWSGLNGDGSAAAADGCSDWNAPAEGWENYGELPAPVEAVPPALEEPLPETVKQVSDEEREKAEPASDGTGKLKKKKKKKKKQAEDAVVTGQESEEPSKKVVTEAKVKKQPIQEPAAPTVQAVNAAAVKARVEQPVVVQNTAPIAQVPPQPAETKPTAKQNSLPAPTHKESQPSKPVMKKKRARRET, encoded by the exons ATGGCAGAGAACTGGCAGGACGCGACCTGTCAACAGGTCAAGTTGATAGCAGGTCGCCTGAATGAGCTTCTTTCCACTGGCCTAGACCTCTTGCACTCAGAACTCGGGGTGGATTTTGGGTTGAAGCCCGAGATTCCGCCATGGTTGATCTTCTTAGCAGCGTGCATTGGGCTCGTGCTAATGGTGGCTATGTGGGCCTCCGCATGTCGCGGGCTCTTCAAGAAGCGACCGACCATAGTTGAAGTTGAGACCGTTGAAAGCACTAAACCAGCTCCTATCAAGGTGGCAAAAACAGAGGAACCGAAAAAAACGAAAAGGAAAACTACAGAAAAG AAATCACAGCCAAATGGTAGTGTAGTTGCTGAGCTACAAGAGGACGTCAGAGTGACTGAAGACAACCTGCCAGTAGTGCCACATCATTCTCCTCAAATCAAGACAGAAAAGGCTTCCGAG GTAAAGAAGACCAAGAAGAAGCAGAAACAGGCAGTAAAGGAGGCGAAGACCGCTTCTTCTCATGGCAAGGAATCAGAGGAAG TATCAGGCACCTGGGAGACCAAGATCAGTAACAAGGAGAAGCGTGAGCAGCGCCGTAAAGACAAGACCTCCGGTGACGGGTCAGGGAGCCCTGGAGGAGTGGATCCTCTGCCTAGTACTCCTCCCACAGAGTCGACCAAGGCCAGCCCCAAAGCTGCAGCCCCTGGGTCTGTCTCTGAGAAGAAGGAAAAGAAGAAGAAAG CTATCAGCAGTGAGGAGGCTCCGGTAGTGACTGAAGAACGGCCTGACCTGGTTGTGACAGCCCAAGAGGCCCCAGCCCTTACCATTTTTCCTGATGAGGGGCACTGGACCACTCCTGAGAGCAACCAAGACACTGCTGTCTGGGGGCAGGAGACTGAAG AACCCCAGCTGCTGTGTCCCAGCCAGCCTAAGCCCCAAGTGGAAGATGAGTGGTCTGGTCTGA ATGGTGATGGGTCTGCTGCTGCAGCAGACGGGTGCTCTGACTGGAATGCCCCAGCGGAGGGTTGGGAGAACTATGGGGAACTCCCTGCTCCAGTAGAGGCTGTCCCCCCTGCCCTCGAGGAGCCCCTGCCAGAGACTGTCAAG CAGGTAtctgatgaagagagagaaaaggcagaGCCTGCTTCTGATGGAACTGGTAAATtgaaaaagaagaaaaagaagaaaaagaagcaaGCTGAAGATGCTGTAGTTACTGGCCAG GAGTCAGAGGAGCCAAGTAAAAAGGTTGTTACTGAGGCCAAGGTGAAGAAGCAGCCAATCCAGGAGCCTGCTGCTCCTACTGTCCAGGCTGTCAATGCTGCTGCTGTGAAG GCAAGAGTGGAGCAACCAGTGGTGGTTCAGAACACAGCCCCCATCGCACAAGTGCCACCCCAACCCGCAGAGACAAAGCCTACTGCCAAGCAGAACAGTCTACCTGCTCCAACACATA AAGAGAGCCAGCCTTCCAAACCAGTGATGAAGAAGAAGCGGGCAAGAAGAGAAACATGA
- the LOC109901872 gene encoding protein LYRIC isoform X7 has translation MAENWQDATCQQVKLIAGRLNELLSTGLDLLHSELGVDFGLKPEIPPWLIFLAACIGLVLMVAMWASACRGLFKKRPTIVEVETVESTKPAPIKVAKTEEPKKTKRKTTEKKSQPNGSVVAELQEDVRVTEDNLPVVPHHSPQIKTEKASEVKKTKKKQKQAVKEAKTASSHGKESEEVSGTWETKISNKEKREQRRKDKTSGDGSGSPGGVDPLPSTPPTESTKASPKAAAPGSVSEKKEKKKKAISSEEAPVVTEERPDLVVTAQEAPALTIFPDEGHWTTPESNQDTAVWGQETEEPQLLCPSQPKPQVEDEWSGLNGDGSAAAADGCSDWNAPAEGWENYGELPAPVEAVPPALEEPLPETVKVSDEEREKAEPASDGTGKLKKKKKKKKKQAEDAVVTGQESEEPSKKVVTEAKVKKQPIQEPAAPTVQAVNAAAVKARVEQPVVVQNTAPIAQVPPQPAETKPTAKQNSLPAPTHKESQPSKPVMKKKRARRET, from the exons ATGGCAGAGAACTGGCAGGACGCGACCTGTCAACAGGTCAAGTTGATAGCAGGTCGCCTGAATGAGCTTCTTTCCACTGGCCTAGACCTCTTGCACTCAGAACTCGGGGTGGATTTTGGGTTGAAGCCCGAGATTCCGCCATGGTTGATCTTCTTAGCAGCGTGCATTGGGCTCGTGCTAATGGTGGCTATGTGGGCCTCCGCATGTCGCGGGCTCTTCAAGAAGCGACCGACCATAGTTGAAGTTGAGACCGTTGAAAGCACTAAACCAGCTCCTATCAAGGTGGCAAAAACAGAGGAACCGAAAAAAACGAAAAGGAAAACTACAGAAAAG AAATCACAGCCAAATGGTAGTGTAGTTGCTGAGCTACAAGAGGACGTCAGAGTGACTGAAGACAACCTGCCAGTAGTGCCACATCATTCTCCTCAAATCAAGACAGAAAAGGCTTCCGAG GTAAAGAAGACCAAGAAGAAGCAGAAACAGGCAGTAAAGGAGGCGAAGACCGCTTCTTCTCATGGCAAGGAATCAGAGGAAG TATCAGGCACCTGGGAGACCAAGATCAGTAACAAGGAGAAGCGTGAGCAGCGCCGTAAAGACAAGACCTCCGGTGACGGGTCAGGGAGCCCTGGAGGAGTGGATCCTCTGCCTAGTACTCCTCCCACAGAGTCGACCAAGGCCAGCCCCAAAGCTGCAGCCCCTGGGTCTGTCTCTGAGAAGAAGGAAAAGAAGAAGAAAG CTATCAGCAGTGAGGAGGCTCCGGTAGTGACTGAAGAACGGCCTGACCTGGTTGTGACAGCCCAAGAGGCCCCAGCCCTTACCATTTTTCCTGATGAGGGGCACTGGACCACTCCTGAGAGCAACCAAGACACTGCTGTCTGGGGGCAGGAGACTGAAG AACCCCAGCTGCTGTGTCCCAGCCAGCCTAAGCCCCAAGTGGAAGATGAGTGGTCTGGTCTGA ATGGTGATGGGTCTGCTGCTGCAGCAGACGGGTGCTCTGACTGGAATGCCCCAGCGGAGGGTTGGGAGAACTATGGGGAACTCCCTGCTCCAGTAGAGGCTGTCCCCCCTGCCCTCGAGGAGCCCCTGCCAGAGACTGTCAAG GTAtctgatgaagagagagaaaaggcagaGCCTGCTTCTGATGGAACTGGTAAATtgaaaaagaagaaaaagaagaaaaagaagcaaGCTGAAGATGCTGTAGTTACTGGCCAG GAGTCAGAGGAGCCAAGTAAAAAGGTTGTTACTGAGGCCAAGGTGAAGAAGCAGCCAATCCAGGAGCCTGCTGCTCCTACTGTCCAGGCTGTCAATGCTGCTGCTGTGAAG GCAAGAGTGGAGCAACCAGTGGTGGTTCAGAACACAGCCCCCATCGCACAAGTGCCACCCCAACCCGCAGAGACAAAGCCTACTGCCAAGCAGAACAGTCTACCTGCTCCAACACATA AAGAGAGCCAGCCTTCCAAACCAGTGATGAAGAAGAAGCGGGCAAGAAGAGAAACATGA
- the LOC109901872 gene encoding protein LYRIC isoform X3, whose amino-acid sequence MAENWQDATCQQVKLIAGRLNELLSTGLDLLHSELGVDFGLKPEIPPWLIFLAACIGLVLMVAMWASACRGLFKKRPTIVEVETVESTKPAPIKVAKTEEPKKTKRKTTEKKSQPNGSVVAELQEDVRVTEDNLPVVPHHSPQIKTEKASEVKKTKKKQKQAVKEAKTASSHGKESEEVSGTWETKISNKEKREQRRKDKTSGDGSGSPGGVDPLPSTPPTESTKASPKAAAPGSVSEKKEKKKKGESSKTKAEKADAVAVVRPQAISSEEAPVVTEERPDLVVTAQEAPALTIFPDEGHWTTPESNQDTAVWGQETEEPQLLCPSQPKPQVEDEWSGLNGDGSAAAADGCSDWNAPAEGWENYGELPAPVEAVPPALEEPLPETVKQVSDEEREKAEPASDGTGKLKKKKKKKKKQAEDAVVTGQESEEPSKKVVTEAKVKKQPIQEPAAPTVQAVNAAAVKARVEQPVVVQNTAPIAQVPPQPAETKPTAKQNSLPAPTHKESQPSKPVMKKKRARRET is encoded by the exons ATGGCAGAGAACTGGCAGGACGCGACCTGTCAACAGGTCAAGTTGATAGCAGGTCGCCTGAATGAGCTTCTTTCCACTGGCCTAGACCTCTTGCACTCAGAACTCGGGGTGGATTTTGGGTTGAAGCCCGAGATTCCGCCATGGTTGATCTTCTTAGCAGCGTGCATTGGGCTCGTGCTAATGGTGGCTATGTGGGCCTCCGCATGTCGCGGGCTCTTCAAGAAGCGACCGACCATAGTTGAAGTTGAGACCGTTGAAAGCACTAAACCAGCTCCTATCAAGGTGGCAAAAACAGAGGAACCGAAAAAAACGAAAAGGAAAACTACAGAAAAG AAATCACAGCCAAATGGTAGTGTAGTTGCTGAGCTACAAGAGGACGTCAGAGTGACTGAAGACAACCTGCCAGTAGTGCCACATCATTCTCCTCAAATCAAGACAGAAAAGGCTTCCGAG GTAAAGAAGACCAAGAAGAAGCAGAAACAGGCAGTAAAGGAGGCGAAGACCGCTTCTTCTCATGGCAAGGAATCAGAGGAAG TATCAGGCACCTGGGAGACCAAGATCAGTAACAAGGAGAAGCGTGAGCAGCGCCGTAAAGACAAGACCTCCGGTGACGGGTCAGGGAGCCCTGGAGGAGTGGATCCTCTGCCTAGTACTCCTCCCACAGAGTCGACCAAGGCCAGCCCCAAAGCTGCAGCCCCTGGGTCTGTCTCTGAGAAGAAGGAAAAGAAGAAGAAAG gagAATCCTCCAAAACCAAAGCTGAGAAAGCAGATGCTGTTGCTGTAGTCAGACCTCAAG CTATCAGCAGTGAGGAGGCTCCGGTAGTGACTGAAGAACGGCCTGACCTGGTTGTGACAGCCCAAGAGGCCCCAGCCCTTACCATTTTTCCTGATGAGGGGCACTGGACCACTCCTGAGAGCAACCAAGACACTGCTGTCTGGGGGCAGGAGACTGAAG AACCCCAGCTGCTGTGTCCCAGCCAGCCTAAGCCCCAAGTGGAAGATGAGTGGTCTGGTCTGA ATGGTGATGGGTCTGCTGCTGCAGCAGACGGGTGCTCTGACTGGAATGCCCCAGCGGAGGGTTGGGAGAACTATGGGGAACTCCCTGCTCCAGTAGAGGCTGTCCCCCCTGCCCTCGAGGAGCCCCTGCCAGAGACTGTCAAG CAGGTAtctgatgaagagagagaaaaggcagaGCCTGCTTCTGATGGAACTGGTAAATtgaaaaagaagaaaaagaagaaaaagaagcaaGCTGAAGATGCTGTAGTTACTGGCCAG GAGTCAGAGGAGCCAAGTAAAAAGGTTGTTACTGAGGCCAAGGTGAAGAAGCAGCCAATCCAGGAGCCTGCTGCTCCTACTGTCCAGGCTGTCAATGCTGCTGCTGTGAAG GCAAGAGTGGAGCAACCAGTGGTGGTTCAGAACACAGCCCCCATCGCACAAGTGCCACCCCAACCCGCAGAGACAAAGCCTACTGCCAAGCAGAACAGTCTACCTGCTCCAACACATA AAGAGAGCCAGCCTTCCAAACCAGTGATGAAGAAGAAGCGGGCAAGAAGAGAAACATGA
- the LOC109901872 gene encoding protein LYRIC isoform X4 — protein MAENWQDATCQQVKLIAGRLNELLSTGLDLLHSELGVDFGLKPEIPPWLIFLAACIGLVLMVAMWASACRGLFKKRPTIVEVETVESTKPAPIKVAKTEEPKKTKRKTTEKKSQPNGSVVAELQEDVRVTEDNLPVVPHHSPQIKTEKASEVKKTKKKQKQAVKEAKTASSHGKESEEVSGTWETKISNKEKREQRRKDKTSGDGSGSPGGVDPLPSTPPTESTKASPKAAAPGSVSEKKEKKKKGESSKTKAEKADAVAVVRPQAISSEEAPVVTEERPDLVVTAQEAPALTIFPDEGHWTTPESNQDTAVWGQETEEPQLLCPSQPKPQVEDEWSGLNGDGSAAAADGCSDWNAPAEGWENYGELPAPVEAVPPALEEPLPETVKVSDEEREKAEPASDGTGKLKKKKKKKKKQAEDAVVTGQESEEPSKKVVTEAKVKKQPIQEPAAPTVQAVNAAAVKARVEQPVVVQNTAPIAQVPPQPAETKPTAKQNSLPAPTHKESQPSKPVMKKKRARRET, from the exons ATGGCAGAGAACTGGCAGGACGCGACCTGTCAACAGGTCAAGTTGATAGCAGGTCGCCTGAATGAGCTTCTTTCCACTGGCCTAGACCTCTTGCACTCAGAACTCGGGGTGGATTTTGGGTTGAAGCCCGAGATTCCGCCATGGTTGATCTTCTTAGCAGCGTGCATTGGGCTCGTGCTAATGGTGGCTATGTGGGCCTCCGCATGTCGCGGGCTCTTCAAGAAGCGACCGACCATAGTTGAAGTTGAGACCGTTGAAAGCACTAAACCAGCTCCTATCAAGGTGGCAAAAACAGAGGAACCGAAAAAAACGAAAAGGAAAACTACAGAAAAG AAATCACAGCCAAATGGTAGTGTAGTTGCTGAGCTACAAGAGGACGTCAGAGTGACTGAAGACAACCTGCCAGTAGTGCCACATCATTCTCCTCAAATCAAGACAGAAAAGGCTTCCGAG GTAAAGAAGACCAAGAAGAAGCAGAAACAGGCAGTAAAGGAGGCGAAGACCGCTTCTTCTCATGGCAAGGAATCAGAGGAAG TATCAGGCACCTGGGAGACCAAGATCAGTAACAAGGAGAAGCGTGAGCAGCGCCGTAAAGACAAGACCTCCGGTGACGGGTCAGGGAGCCCTGGAGGAGTGGATCCTCTGCCTAGTACTCCTCCCACAGAGTCGACCAAGGCCAGCCCCAAAGCTGCAGCCCCTGGGTCTGTCTCTGAGAAGAAGGAAAAGAAGAAGAAAG gagAATCCTCCAAAACCAAAGCTGAGAAAGCAGATGCTGTTGCTGTAGTCAGACCTCAAG CTATCAGCAGTGAGGAGGCTCCGGTAGTGACTGAAGAACGGCCTGACCTGGTTGTGACAGCCCAAGAGGCCCCAGCCCTTACCATTTTTCCTGATGAGGGGCACTGGACCACTCCTGAGAGCAACCAAGACACTGCTGTCTGGGGGCAGGAGACTGAAG AACCCCAGCTGCTGTGTCCCAGCCAGCCTAAGCCCCAAGTGGAAGATGAGTGGTCTGGTCTGA ATGGTGATGGGTCTGCTGCTGCAGCAGACGGGTGCTCTGACTGGAATGCCCCAGCGGAGGGTTGGGAGAACTATGGGGAACTCCCTGCTCCAGTAGAGGCTGTCCCCCCTGCCCTCGAGGAGCCCCTGCCAGAGACTGTCAAG GTAtctgatgaagagagagaaaaggcagaGCCTGCTTCTGATGGAACTGGTAAATtgaaaaagaagaaaaagaagaaaaagaagcaaGCTGAAGATGCTGTAGTTACTGGCCAG GAGTCAGAGGAGCCAAGTAAAAAGGTTGTTACTGAGGCCAAGGTGAAGAAGCAGCCAATCCAGGAGCCTGCTGCTCCTACTGTCCAGGCTGTCAATGCTGCTGCTGTGAAG GCAAGAGTGGAGCAACCAGTGGTGGTTCAGAACACAGCCCCCATCGCACAAGTGCCACCCCAACCCGCAGAGACAAAGCCTACTGCCAAGCAGAACAGTCTACCTGCTCCAACACATA AAGAGAGCCAGCCTTCCAAACCAGTGATGAAGAAGAAGCGGGCAAGAAGAGAAACATGA
- the LOC109901872 gene encoding protein LYRIC isoform X5: MAENWQDATCQQVKLIAGRLNELLSTGLDLLHSELGVDFGLKPEIPPWLIFLAACIGLVLMVAMWASACRGLFKKRPTIVEVETVESTKPAPIKVAKTEEPKKTKRKTTEKKSQPNGSVVAELQEDVRVTEDNLPVVPHHSPQIKTEKASEVKKTKKKQKQAVKEAKTASSHGKESEEVSGTWETKISNKEKREQRRKDKTSGDGSGSPGGVDPLPSTPPTESTKASPKAAAPGSVSEKKEKKKKAISSEEAPVVTEERPDLVVTAQEAPALTIFPDEGHWTTPESNQDTAVWGQETEGGCTVIDVRITSEPQLLCPSQPKPQVEDEWSGLNGDGSAAAADGCSDWNAPAEGWENYGELPAPVEAVPPALEEPLPETVKQVSDEEREKAEPASDGTGKLKKKKKKKKKQAEDAVVTGQESEEPSKKVVTEAKVKKQPIQEPAAPTVQAVNAAAVKARVEQPVVVQNTAPIAQVPPQPAETKPTAKQNSLPAPTHKESQPSKPVMKKKRARRET; the protein is encoded by the exons ATGGCAGAGAACTGGCAGGACGCGACCTGTCAACAGGTCAAGTTGATAGCAGGTCGCCTGAATGAGCTTCTTTCCACTGGCCTAGACCTCTTGCACTCAGAACTCGGGGTGGATTTTGGGTTGAAGCCCGAGATTCCGCCATGGTTGATCTTCTTAGCAGCGTGCATTGGGCTCGTGCTAATGGTGGCTATGTGGGCCTCCGCATGTCGCGGGCTCTTCAAGAAGCGACCGACCATAGTTGAAGTTGAGACCGTTGAAAGCACTAAACCAGCTCCTATCAAGGTGGCAAAAACAGAGGAACCGAAAAAAACGAAAAGGAAAACTACAGAAAAG AAATCACAGCCAAATGGTAGTGTAGTTGCTGAGCTACAAGAGGACGTCAGAGTGACTGAAGACAACCTGCCAGTAGTGCCACATCATTCTCCTCAAATCAAGACAGAAAAGGCTTCCGAG GTAAAGAAGACCAAGAAGAAGCAGAAACAGGCAGTAAAGGAGGCGAAGACCGCTTCTTCTCATGGCAAGGAATCAGAGGAAG TATCAGGCACCTGGGAGACCAAGATCAGTAACAAGGAGAAGCGTGAGCAGCGCCGTAAAGACAAGACCTCCGGTGACGGGTCAGGGAGCCCTGGAGGAGTGGATCCTCTGCCTAGTACTCCTCCCACAGAGTCGACCAAGGCCAGCCCCAAAGCTGCAGCCCCTGGGTCTGTCTCTGAGAAGAAGGAAAAGAAGAAGAAAG CTATCAGCAGTGAGGAGGCTCCGGTAGTGACTGAAGAACGGCCTGACCTGGTTGTGACAGCCCAAGAGGCCCCAGCCCTTACCATTTTTCCTGATGAGGGGCACTGGACCACTCCTGAGAGCAACCAAGACACTGCTGTCTGGGGGCAGGAGACTGAAG GAGGATGCACTGTCATTGATGTGAGGATAACCTCAG AACCCCAGCTGCTGTGTCCCAGCCAGCCTAAGCCCCAAGTGGAAGATGAGTGGTCTGGTCTGA ATGGTGATGGGTCTGCTGCTGCAGCAGACGGGTGCTCTGACTGGAATGCCCCAGCGGAGGGTTGGGAGAACTATGGGGAACTCCCTGCTCCAGTAGAGGCTGTCCCCCCTGCCCTCGAGGAGCCCCTGCCAGAGACTGTCAAG CAGGTAtctgatgaagagagagaaaaggcagaGCCTGCTTCTGATGGAACTGGTAAATtgaaaaagaagaaaaagaagaaaaagaagcaaGCTGAAGATGCTGTAGTTACTGGCCAG GAGTCAGAGGAGCCAAGTAAAAAGGTTGTTACTGAGGCCAAGGTGAAGAAGCAGCCAATCCAGGAGCCTGCTGCTCCTACTGTCCAGGCTGTCAATGCTGCTGCTGTGAAG GCAAGAGTGGAGCAACCAGTGGTGGTTCAGAACACAGCCCCCATCGCACAAGTGCCACCCCAACCCGCAGAGACAAAGCCTACTGCCAAGCAGAACAGTCTACCTGCTCCAACACATA AAGAGAGCCAGCCTTCCAAACCAGTGATGAAGAAGAAGCGGGCAAGAAGAGAAACATGA
- the LOC109901872 gene encoding protein LYRIC isoform X2, with product MAENWQDATCQQVKLIAGRLNELLSTGLDLLHSELGVDFGLKPEIPPWLIFLAACIGLVLMVAMWASACRGLFKKRPTIVEVETVESTKPAPIKVAKTEEPKKTKRKTTEKKSQPNGSVVAELQEDVRVTEDNLPVVPHHSPQIKTEKASEVKKTKKKQKQAVKEAKTASSHGKESEEVSGTWETKISNKEKREQRRKDKTSGDGSGSPGGVDPLPSTPPTESTKASPKAAAPGSVSEKKEKKKKGESSKTKAEKADAVAVVRPQAISSEEAPVVTEERPDLVVTAQEAPALTIFPDEGHWTTPESNQDTAVWGQETEGGCTVIDVRITSEPQLLCPSQPKPQVEDEWSGLNGDGSAAAADGCSDWNAPAEGWENYGELPAPVEAVPPALEEPLPETVKVSDEEREKAEPASDGTGKLKKKKKKKKKQAEDAVVTGQESEEPSKKVVTEAKVKKQPIQEPAAPTVQAVNAAAVKARVEQPVVVQNTAPIAQVPPQPAETKPTAKQNSLPAPTHKESQPSKPVMKKKRARRET from the exons ATGGCAGAGAACTGGCAGGACGCGACCTGTCAACAGGTCAAGTTGATAGCAGGTCGCCTGAATGAGCTTCTTTCCACTGGCCTAGACCTCTTGCACTCAGAACTCGGGGTGGATTTTGGGTTGAAGCCCGAGATTCCGCCATGGTTGATCTTCTTAGCAGCGTGCATTGGGCTCGTGCTAATGGTGGCTATGTGGGCCTCCGCATGTCGCGGGCTCTTCAAGAAGCGACCGACCATAGTTGAAGTTGAGACCGTTGAAAGCACTAAACCAGCTCCTATCAAGGTGGCAAAAACAGAGGAACCGAAAAAAACGAAAAGGAAAACTACAGAAAAG AAATCACAGCCAAATGGTAGTGTAGTTGCTGAGCTACAAGAGGACGTCAGAGTGACTGAAGACAACCTGCCAGTAGTGCCACATCATTCTCCTCAAATCAAGACAGAAAAGGCTTCCGAG GTAAAGAAGACCAAGAAGAAGCAGAAACAGGCAGTAAAGGAGGCGAAGACCGCTTCTTCTCATGGCAAGGAATCAGAGGAAG TATCAGGCACCTGGGAGACCAAGATCAGTAACAAGGAGAAGCGTGAGCAGCGCCGTAAAGACAAGACCTCCGGTGACGGGTCAGGGAGCCCTGGAGGAGTGGATCCTCTGCCTAGTACTCCTCCCACAGAGTCGACCAAGGCCAGCCCCAAAGCTGCAGCCCCTGGGTCTGTCTCTGAGAAGAAGGAAAAGAAGAAGAAAG gagAATCCTCCAAAACCAAAGCTGAGAAAGCAGATGCTGTTGCTGTAGTCAGACCTCAAG CTATCAGCAGTGAGGAGGCTCCGGTAGTGACTGAAGAACGGCCTGACCTGGTTGTGACAGCCCAAGAGGCCCCAGCCCTTACCATTTTTCCTGATGAGGGGCACTGGACCACTCCTGAGAGCAACCAAGACACTGCTGTCTGGGGGCAGGAGACTGAAG GAGGATGCACTGTCATTGATGTGAGGATAACCTCAG AACCCCAGCTGCTGTGTCCCAGCCAGCCTAAGCCCCAAGTGGAAGATGAGTGGTCTGGTCTGA ATGGTGATGGGTCTGCTGCTGCAGCAGACGGGTGCTCTGACTGGAATGCCCCAGCGGAGGGTTGGGAGAACTATGGGGAACTCCCTGCTCCAGTAGAGGCTGTCCCCCCTGCCCTCGAGGAGCCCCTGCCAGAGACTGTCAAG GTAtctgatgaagagagagaaaaggcagaGCCTGCTTCTGATGGAACTGGTAAATtgaaaaagaagaaaaagaagaaaaagaagcaaGCTGAAGATGCTGTAGTTACTGGCCAG GAGTCAGAGGAGCCAAGTAAAAAGGTTGTTACTGAGGCCAAGGTGAAGAAGCAGCCAATCCAGGAGCCTGCTGCTCCTACTGTCCAGGCTGTCAATGCTGCTGCTGTGAAG GCAAGAGTGGAGCAACCAGTGGTGGTTCAGAACACAGCCCCCATCGCACAAGTGCCACCCCAACCCGCAGAGACAAAGCCTACTGCCAAGCAGAACAGTCTACCTGCTCCAACACATA AAGAGAGCCAGCCTTCCAAACCAGTGATGAAGAAGAAGCGGGCAAGAAGAGAAACATGA